A portion of the Flavobacterium magnum genome contains these proteins:
- a CDS encoding DUF3109 family protein produces MFQLGKTIVSEEILQNEFVCNLSACHGGCCVDGDAGAPLIEEETKILERIYPKVRPFLRKEGIAAIEAQGTWIVGTDNDLETPLIDNKDCAYVIFDGKTALCGIEQAYNQGVVDWKKPVSCHLYPIRVKDFTEFAAVNYDRWDICDPACALGAELEVPVYKFVKEALIRRFGEDWYAELEKVASELKK; encoded by the coding sequence ATGTTTCAATTAGGGAAAACGATCGTTTCGGAAGAGATCCTGCAGAATGAATTCGTCTGCAACCTGTCCGCCTGCCATGGCGGCTGCTGTGTCGATGGCGATGCCGGCGCACCCTTAATTGAAGAGGAGACCAAAATTCTGGAACGTATTTATCCGAAGGTCAGGCCATTCCTGCGTAAGGAAGGCATAGCGGCTATTGAAGCGCAGGGCACCTGGATTGTGGGTACAGATAACGATCTCGAAACCCCGCTGATTGACAACAAGGATTGCGCGTATGTGATTTTCGATGGGAAAACCGCGCTTTGCGGGATTGAACAGGCCTACAACCAGGGCGTGGTGGATTGGAAGAAACCGGTTTCCTGTCATTTGTATCCGATCCGCGTAAAGGATTTTACAGAGTTTGCTGCAGTTAATTACGACCGCTGGGACATCTGTGATCCGGCCTGTGCCCTTGGCGCCGAACTCGAAGTCCCGGTGTATAAATTCGTAAAAGAAGCGCTGATCCGAAGATTTGGGGAAGACTGGTATGCCGAGCTTGAAAAGGTCGCTTCGGAACTTAAAAAGTAA
- a CDS encoding MarC family protein: MNFDIRQVITVTMVLFAVIDIVGSIPIIVDLRRKHGHIESEKASLVAAIIMVVFLFAGEELLNLIGIDVNSFAVAGAFVLFFLALEMILGIRIYRDEESNSASIVPIAFPLIAGAGTMTTLLSLRAQFYAINIITAIVLNIILVYFVLRSSGKIEKILGKNGLGVIRKAFGVVLLAIAVKLFASNVKALFV, from the coding sequence ATGAACTTCGATATCAGGCAGGTTATTACCGTCACGATGGTGCTTTTTGCGGTGATCGACATTGTCGGGTCTATTCCGATTATCGTCGACCTGAGGCGGAAACACGGCCACATAGAATCTGAAAAAGCATCACTGGTCGCCGCGATTATCATGGTCGTATTTTTATTTGCAGGCGAAGAACTGCTGAACCTGATTGGGATTGATGTAAATTCATTTGCCGTCGCAGGTGCGTTTGTATTGTTTTTCCTCGCTTTGGAAATGATCCTGGGCATCCGCATTTACAGGGATGAAGAGTCGAATTCGGCTTCCATCGTACCCATAGCTTTTCCGCTCATTGCGGGTGCGGGCACGATGACTACGCTGTTGTCGCTGCGCGCGCAGTTTTACGCCATCAATATCATTACCGCTATAGTGCTCAATATCATATTGGTCTACTTTGTGCTCCGATCATCAGGCAAAATAGAAAAAATACTGGGCAAAAACGGGCTTGGGGTAATCCGTAAAGCCTTTGGCGTTGTGCTACTTGCGATTGCTGTTAAATTATTTGCGTCTAATGTTAAAGCCTTGTTCGTTTGA
- a CDS encoding FAD-dependent oxidoreductase — protein MFDVLIFGGGVSGVSCALVLGSAVNKPYASNRKIGIFTHQKTSNLQEALFNNAYGIAPGTTGADLLSQSTAQLADRYPHVVQLANEKVIKVAGASPEFTVTTNKGVYKAGCIVVAIGWTNTFAIDGLMEYVVPHKKAIPEKNRIQLRNTDHKVAEGIYVAGTLAGWRSQLAIAAGSGAAVATDILTVWNDGNQSQSHDSIRK, from the coding sequence ATGTTTGATGTTTTGATTTTTGGCGGAGGCGTTTCCGGTGTTTCGTGTGCCCTGGTGTTGGGTTCCGCTGTAAACAAACCCTATGCTTCAAACCGGAAGATAGGTATTTTCACACACCAGAAAACCTCGAACCTGCAGGAAGCACTTTTCAACAATGCTTATGGTATCGCACCCGGGACGACCGGCGCCGATCTACTGTCACAAAGCACTGCTCAGCTGGCTGACAGATATCCGCATGTAGTGCAGCTAGCGAATGAAAAGGTCATTAAAGTTGCAGGTGCGTCTCCTGAATTTACCGTAACCACCAATAAAGGCGTATACAAAGCCGGTTGCATTGTGGTAGCCATCGGATGGACCAACACATTTGCGATCGACGGCTTAATGGAATATGTAGTACCCCATAAAAAAGCCATTCCCGAAAAAAACCGAATTCAGTTGCGGAATACGGATCACAAAGTTGCTGAAGGCATTTATGTCGCGGGAACGCTTGCCGGATGGAGAAGCCAGCTTGCCATTGCGGCGGGAAGCGGCGCGGCGGTCGCTACTGACATCCTTACGGTTTGGAACGACGGCAACCAGAGCCAGTCGCACGATAGCATCAGGAAGTAG
- a CDS encoding S41 family peptidase: MKKDRHYLPILVFTTLALGMALGTLLNIPVDREILSSNTHKNKLNKLIDFIDSEYVDDVNTDSIVDLTVNNILDKLDPHSVYIAKNEMEDVSQSMKGDFVGIGVNFYMYNDTVSVIRPMPGGPCDKAGIIAGDRILYANKEKLFGRKFTTEDLYARLKGEVDSEVKLTILRKSENKRFDVTVKRDVVPIKSVDVALMINKTAGYIKINRFAETTYDEFHKGLLELKRLGAKTLIVDVRDNGGGYLEKAVEIADEFLPKGRMIVFTKSKKGKIEKTYASTRGDFENGNLYVLINENAASASEIFAGAIQDNDRGTIVGRRSFGKGLVQREMNFEDGSAVRLTVARYYTPTGRSIQKSYEHGKEAYYKDFGHRFESGELYKKDSIKIADTLKFRTPKGKIVYGGGGIVPDIFVPLETVHGDERLGYMLESGITGFFVFEQLEQGRRLFTQMDYPAFLAYMNSKDIFYGAFAKYLSANGLNVKLDQEKELVKRYILAEFAQQLFGDKKYFEIILSRDAMINAILNKPATS; this comes from the coding sequence ATGAAAAAAGACAGGCATTATTTACCAATCCTCGTGTTCACTACCCTGGCGCTCGGGATGGCATTGGGCACCCTGCTCAACATCCCCGTCGATCGTGAAATCCTGTCATCAAATACACACAAGAACAAGCTTAACAAACTGATTGATTTTATTGACAGCGAATACGTTGACGACGTCAATACCGATTCGATCGTCGACCTCACTGTCAATAACATCCTTGACAAACTGGACCCACATTCGGTCTACATCGCGAAAAACGAGATGGAGGATGTTTCGCAAAGTATGAAAGGCGATTTTGTCGGGATTGGGGTTAACTTTTACATGTATAACGACACCGTGTCGGTGATCAGGCCGATGCCCGGCGGACCATGCGACAAGGCCGGGATTATCGCCGGCGACAGGATTTTATATGCCAATAAGGAAAAGCTTTTCGGGCGGAAATTTACCACCGAGGATTTGTACGCGAGGCTTAAGGGCGAGGTGGATTCAGAAGTGAAACTGACCATTTTGCGTAAAAGCGAGAACAAGCGATTTGATGTGACCGTCAAGCGCGATGTGGTGCCGATCAAAAGCGTTGATGTGGCGTTAATGATCAATAAAACCGCCGGTTACATCAAAATCAACCGCTTTGCGGAAACCACTTATGATGAATTCCATAAAGGACTGCTTGAGCTCAAACGCCTTGGCGCAAAAACACTGATTGTGGACGTGCGGGACAATGGCGGCGGGTATCTTGAAAAGGCCGTCGAAATTGCCGATGAGTTCCTGCCCAAAGGACGCATGATTGTCTTTACAAAGAGCAAGAAGGGCAAGATTGAAAAAACATACGCGTCGACGCGCGGTGATTTCGAAAATGGAAATCTCTATGTGCTGATCAATGAGAATGCCGCCTCAGCAAGTGAGATTTTTGCCGGGGCGATCCAGGACAATGACCGCGGTACGATTGTGGGAAGGCGCTCGTTCGGGAAAGGACTGGTGCAGCGCGAGATGAATTTTGAAGATGGATCTGCGGTGCGGCTTACCGTAGCGAGATATTACACCCCAACGGGTCGTTCGATACAAAAATCATATGAGCATGGCAAGGAGGCCTATTATAAGGATTTCGGCCACCGTTTTGAAAGCGGGGAATTGTACAAGAAGGACAGCATCAAAATTGCCGATACGCTGAAATTCCGCACCCCGAAAGGCAAAATCGTCTACGGCGGAGGCGGCATCGTGCCGGATATCTTCGTCCCGCTCGAGACCGTGCACGGCGACGAGCGGCTGGGCTACATGCTGGAGTCCGGCATCACGGGCTTTTTCGTATTTGAGCAACTGGAGCAGGGAAGGCGGCTGTTCACGCAAATGGACTATCCCGCATTCTTAGCCTACATGAACAGTAAAGATATATTTTACGGGGCCTTCGCCAAATACCTTTCGGCCAACGGGTTGAACGTGAAACTGGATCAGGAAAAGGAACTCGTGAAACGATACATACTGGCTGAATTTGCACAGCAACTGTTCGGTGATAAGAAATATTTTGAAATCATCTTGTCGCGCGATGCGATGATCAACGCCATCCTCAATAAACCGGCTACTTCCTGA
- a CDS encoding deoxycytidylate deaminase — MSIEKRNKYDKAYLRIAKEWGQLSYCRRKQVGAIIVKDRMIISDGYNGTPSGFDNCCEDDTGLTQWYVLHAEANAILKVARSTQSCEGATLYITLSPCRECSKLIHQSGIKRVVYSSGYRDESGIDFLTKAGVEVVHIASES, encoded by the coding sequence ATGAGCATTGAGAAACGCAACAAGTATGACAAAGCCTACCTGCGCATTGCAAAGGAATGGGGTCAATTGTCGTATTGCAGGCGCAAACAGGTGGGCGCCATTATCGTGAAAGACCGGATGATCATCTCGGACGGATACAACGGCACGCCCAGCGGTTTCGATAATTGCTGCGAGGATGACACCGGACTCACCCAATGGTACGTCCTTCATGCGGAAGCCAATGCCATCCTGAAAGTCGCGCGGTCCACACAGTCCTGCGAAGGCGCTACGTTGTACATCACGCTCTCGCCGTGCAGGGAATGCAGTAAGCTTATCCACCAGTCAGGCATCAAACGCGTCGTGTACAGCAGCGGTTACCGGGATGAATCGGGCATCGATTTCCTGACCAAAGCCGGGGTCGAAGTGGTCCATATTGCATCAGAATCATGA
- a CDS encoding HupE/UreJ family protein, which translates to MSEFWSYFQIGLRHVLDINAYDHVLFLIALVVPYAFKDWKRVLILVSFFTVGHTLSLILSVYGMVTVNPGLVEFLIPITILITALFHLFTAGKSSKTESISIVGFVTLFFGIIHGLGFAGYFRQLLPGSASDKLLPSLEFALGIESAQIIVVLIVLIISYVIQTFFRFSKRDWTLVMASFVTGVVLPMIVDHWLWHK; encoded by the coding sequence ATGTCTGAATTCTGGAGTTATTTTCAAATCGGATTGCGGCATGTGCTCGACATCAATGCCTACGACCATGTCCTGTTCCTGATTGCGCTCGTGGTACCTTATGCTTTCAAGGACTGGAAGCGCGTGCTGATCCTGGTCAGCTTTTTTACTGTAGGCCACACCCTGTCACTGATCCTTTCCGTGTATGGTATGGTCACCGTGAATCCCGGACTGGTCGAGTTCCTGATACCCATTACAATTTTAATCACCGCGCTGTTTCACCTTTTTACTGCCGGGAAATCCTCTAAAACCGAAAGCATCAGCATCGTGGGCTTTGTCACACTTTTTTTCGGTATCATCCACGGACTTGGTTTTGCCGGATATTTCAGGCAGTTGCTGCCCGGATCGGCTTCAGATAAACTGTTGCCGTCGCTTGAGTTCGCTCTCGGCATCGAATCAGCGCAGATCATTGTCGTCCTGATCGTCCTGATCATATCGTATGTCATCCAGACGTTTTTCCGGTTTTCCAAACGCGACTGGACACTGGTCATGGCGTCGTTTGTAACCGGCGTCGTCCTTCCGATGATTGTGGACCATTGGCTTTGGCACAAATAG
- a CDS encoding TerB family tellurite resistance protein yields MSFSDLFDSEFKTRNKGHFSAIVRVALADGVLVPEEKSFLDKLAGKLDISADEYEEILENPLKYPINPPYLYVQRLERLYDLSRMVHVDHHLGDKQDILLKKFALALGFTPGNVNHIVNKAMSLVDKKVDSETFIYEMQHMNK; encoded by the coding sequence ATGTCATTTTCAGATTTATTCGACAGCGAATTCAAAACCAGGAACAAGGGTCATTTCTCAGCCATAGTGCGCGTGGCGTTAGCCGACGGCGTGCTGGTTCCGGAAGAAAAATCATTTTTGGACAAGCTTGCAGGAAAACTTGACATTTCCGCCGATGAATATGAGGAAATCCTGGAGAATCCGCTGAAATACCCTATCAACCCGCCATACCTGTACGTACAAAGGCTCGAGCGTCTTTACGACCTGTCACGCATGGTCCATGTGGACCACCACCTGGGTGACAAACAGGATATATTACTGAAGAAATTTGCCCTGGCGCTGGGTTTTACACCGGGCAACGTGAACCATATCGTCAATAAGGCGATGTCGCTTGTGGATAAAAAAGTGGATTCGGAAACATTCATCTACGAGATGCAGCACATGAACAAATAG
- the fbp gene encoding class 1 fructose-bisphosphatase — MEERNRTLGEFIIEKQKDHNYSTGELSKIINSIRLAAKVVNYKVNKAGLVDIIGAAGEQNVQGEDQQKLDVYANEVFIQTLINREIVCGIASEENDDFITVQGLDEGHNNKYVVLMDPLDGSSNIDVNVPVGTIFSVFRRITPIGTPVTLEDFLQPGTAQVAAGYVIYGTSTMLVYTTGHGVNGFTLNPAIGTFYLSHPNMQFAKDGKIYSINEGNYVHFPQGVKDYIKYCQLEEGDRPYTSRYIGSLVSDIHRNMIKGGIYIYPTSSKAPKGKLRLLYECNPMAFITEQAGGKASDGFGRIMEIQPTELHQRVPFFCGSYNMVEKAEEFMRNSR; from the coding sequence ATGGAAGAACGCAACAGGACCTTAGGGGAATTCATCATTGAGAAACAGAAGGACCACAACTACTCGACAGGCGAGCTGTCCAAAATCATCAATTCGATCCGCCTCGCGGCAAAGGTTGTCAATTACAAGGTGAACAAAGCCGGACTGGTCGACATTATCGGCGCGGCGGGCGAGCAGAATGTGCAGGGCGAGGACCAGCAGAAGCTCGATGTGTATGCCAACGAGGTTTTCATCCAGACGCTGATTAACCGCGAGATCGTATGCGGCATCGCGTCTGAGGAGAATGACGACTTTATCACCGTGCAGGGATTGGACGAAGGGCACAACAACAAATATGTGGTCCTGATGGACCCGCTGGATGGTTCTTCCAATATCGACGTGAACGTTCCTGTGGGAACCATTTTTTCGGTATTCCGACGGATCACCCCCATCGGTACGCCGGTGACACTCGAGGATTTCCTGCAGCCGGGAACCGCGCAGGTGGCGGCAGGTTACGTGATTTATGGCACGTCGACGATGCTTGTGTATACGACGGGACACGGTGTCAACGGTTTTACGCTGAACCCGGCCATCGGGACGTTTTACCTCTCACACCCCAACATGCAATTTGCAAAGGACGGCAAGATTTATTCCATCAATGAAGGGAACTACGTCCATTTTCCGCAGGGCGTGAAAGACTACATCAAATATTGCCAGCTTGAGGAAGGCGACCGTCCGTATACGTCACGTTACATCGGCAGCCTCGTTTCTGACATCCACCGCAACATGATTAAAGGGGGAATATACATCTACCCGACAAGTTCTAAAGCGCCGAAAGGCAAGCTGCGTTTGTTGTACGAATGCAATCCGATGGCGTTTATTACCGAACAGGCCGGTGGAAAAGCTTCGGATGGCTTCGGGCGGATCATGGAAATCCAGCCTACGGAACTGCACCAGCGCGTGCCGTTTTTCTGCGGAAGCTATAATATGGTCGAAAAGGCGGAGGAATTTATGAGGAACAGTCGCTGA